A portion of the Diceros bicornis minor isolate mBicDic1 chromosome 20, mDicBic1.mat.cur, whole genome shotgun sequence genome contains these proteins:
- the IRX4 gene encoding iroquois-class homeodomain protein IRX-4: MSYPQFGYPYSSAPQDGLGPTWLEEARPVQAPHGKEREVPRTCGTPSWAVRGADGGPGPSLARGCSALPRGPSLPQFLMTTNSLSTCCESGGRTLADSGPAASQAPVYCPVYESRLLATARHELNSAAALGVYGSPYGGSQGYGNYVTYGSEASAFYSLNSFDSKDGTGSAHAGLGPAAAAYYPYEPALGQYPYDRYGTMDSGTRRKNATRETTSTLKAWLQEHRKNPYPTKGEKIMLAIITKMTLTQVSTWFANARRRLKKENKMTWPPRNKCADEKRPYGEGEEEEGGEEESREEPVKSTKKEELVGKEEKDLELSDLEDFHSLEAEPPECELKPPFQPLDGSLDRVPTVPHGPSALGKEASSALQMPLAAGGEASLDQHLERARSCLRSAVAGPEQQPGPGGGPQACEAKLGFAPAGPTTAGLEAKPRIWSLAHTATAAAAATALSQTEFPSCMLKRQGPAAPAAASSAPASSSPAAPAPASALDRNQDSPVTSLRNWVDGVFHDPILRHSTLNQAWATAKGALLDPGPLGRSLGASANVLTMPLARAFPSAAPQDASAAAKELLALPKASSKPFCA, encoded by the exons ATGTCCTACCCGCAGTTCGGGTATCCGTACTCCTCTGCACCCCAG GATGGGCTGGGCCCCACGTGGCTGGAGGAGGCCAGGCCCGTGCAGGCCCCCCACGGGAAGGAACGCGAGGTCCCAAGGACATGCGGCACGCCTTCCTGGGCGGTGCGAGGGGCGGATGGAGGCCCAGGACCCAGCCTGGCGCGCGGGTGCTCCGCCCTTCCTCGCGGCCCCTCTCTCCCCCAGTTCCTGATGACCACCAACTCCCTGAGCACGTGCTGCGAATCGGGTGGCCGAACTCTGGCCGACTCCGGGCCGGCCGCTTCCCAGGCGCCCGTCTACTGCCCGGTCTACGAGAGCCGGCTGCTGGCCACCGCGCGCCACGAGCTCAACTCAGCCGCGGCGCTTGGCGTCTATGGGAGCCCCTACGGTGGTTCTCAGGGCTACGGCAACTACGTGACCTACGGCTCCGAGGCGTCCGCCTTCTACTCGCTG AACAGCTTTGACTCCAAGGACGGGACAGGATCTGCGCATGCGGGCCTcgggcccgccgccgccgcctacTACCCGTACGAGCCGGCGCTGGGCCAGTACCCGTATGACAG GTACGGGACCATGGACAGCGGCACGCGGCGGAAGAACGCCACGCGCGAGACCACCAGCACGCTCAAGGCCTGGCTGCAGGAGCACCGCAAGAACCCCTACCCCACCAAGGGCGAGAAGATCATGCTGGCCATCATCACCAAGATGACCCTCACGCAGGTCTCCACCTGGTTCGCCAACGCGCGCAGGCGCCTCAAGAAGGAGAACAAGATGACTTGGCCACCAAGGAACAAGTGCGCGGATGAGAAGCGGCCCTACGGGGAGGGCGAGGAGGAAGAGGGGGGCGAGGAGGAATCCCGGGAGGAGCCGGTCAAGAGCACCAAGAAGGAAG AGCTGGTTGGCAAGGAGGAGAAGGATCTGGAGCTCAGCGATTTGGAGGACTTCCACTCACTTGAGGCAGAGCCCCCCGAGTGTGAGCTGAAACCACCCTTCCAGCCCCTGGACGGCAGCCTGGACCGAGTCCCCACTGTGCCCCATGGCCCCAGTGCCCTGGGAAAGGAGGCCTCCAGCGCCCTCCAGATGCCGCTGGCCGCCGGTGGTGAGGCCTCCCTGGACCAGCACCTGGAGCGGGCCCGGAGCTGCCTCCGGAGCGCAGTGGCCGGGCCAGAACAGCAGCCGGGCCCGGGGGGCGGCCCGCAGGCCTGTGAGGCCAAGCTGGGCTTTGCGCCAGCTGGGCCCACCACGGCGGGCCTAGAGGCCAAGCCTCGCATCTGGTCCCTGGCGCATACGGCtaccgccgccgctgccgccacTGCACTGAGCCAGACTGAGTTTCCGTCGTGCATGCTCAAGCGCCAAGGTCCTGCAGCCCCTGCCGCCGCCTCCTCGGCGCCTGCTTCGTCTTCGCCTGCGGCCCCGGCCCCCGCCAGTGCCCTGGACAGGAACCAGGACTCCCCAGTAACCAGTCTCAGAAACTGGGTGGACGGGGTCTTCCACGACCCCATCCTCAGGCACAGCACTTTGAACCAGGCCTGGGCCACCGCTAAGGGCGCCCTGCTGGACCCAGGGCCGCTGGGACGCTCGCTGGGGGCGAGCGCCAACGTGCTGACGATGCCCCTGGCGCGCGCCTTCCCTTCCGCTGCACCCCAGGACGCCTCCGCCGCCGCCAAGGAGCTGCTGGCCTTGCCCAAGGCCAGCAGCAAGCCCTTCTGCGCCTAA